Proteins encoded by one window of Collimonas fungivorans:
- a CDS encoding BON domain-containing protein, with the protein MIDRPNPRQNPGWSNWQRPLAAIALCGTVVVALQGCVALALGGAVAGGFAATDRRTLGAQTEDKAIMVKAETRIPGVIGQDGHVNATSYNRKVLLTGEVRDDAAKAAAEREAQSIENVHAVANELAVGAPSSFSARSNDTFITSKVIASLVDAKDVFGNSIKVVTERGNVYLMGRVTEREGKRAAEIAAGVSGVQKVVKVFDYITEEELTQMSSAPRESGKENAK; encoded by the coding sequence ATGATTGATCGGCCAAACCCGCGGCAAAACCCAGGTTGGAGCAATTGGCAACGTCCGTTGGCTGCCATCGCTTTGTGCGGCACGGTGGTGGTGGCTTTGCAAGGTTGCGTGGCGCTGGCGCTGGGCGGCGCTGTCGCCGGCGGTTTCGCCGCGACGGATCGCCGCACCCTGGGCGCGCAGACCGAGGACAAGGCCATCATGGTCAAGGCTGAAACGCGGATTCCCGGCGTGATCGGCCAGGACGGCCACGTCAACGCCACCAGCTACAACCGCAAGGTGCTGCTGACCGGCGAAGTACGCGACGATGCAGCCAAGGCAGCGGCCGAGCGCGAAGCGCAATCGATTGAAAACGTGCATGCGGTTGCCAATGAACTGGCGGTCGGCGCACCGTCGAGCTTCTCGGCGCGTTCCAACGATACCTTCATCACCAGCAAGGTCATCGCCTCCCTGGTGGATGCCAAAGACGTGTTCGGCAATTCGATCAAGGTCGTGACCGAACGCGGCAATGTCTACCTGATGGGCCGCGTGACCGAACGTGAAGGCAAACGTGCCGCCGAAATCGCCGCCGGCGTCAGCGGCGTGCAAAAAGTTGTCAAGGTATTCGACTACATCACCGAAGAAGAATTGACGCAGATGTCGTCGGCGCCAAGGGAAAGCGGCAAGGAAAACGCCAAGTAA
- a CDS encoding LemA family protein, with protein MIGFIILLVIVLVIVFWAVGIYNRLVSFRNRFKNAFAQIDVQLKRRYDLIPNLVETAKGYMKHERETLEAVIAARNQAVSANAKVGGNATDAAAVQQMAASEGALSASLGKLFALSEAYPDLKANQNMMQLTEELTGTENKIGFSRQAYNDSVMEYNTAIEQFPGSIFANMFAFKPAELLQATEAPEERKAVKVTF; from the coding sequence ATGATCGGCTTCATCATTCTTCTGGTAATTGTGCTCGTCATCGTGTTTTGGGCGGTCGGTATCTATAACCGCCTGGTGAGCTTCCGCAACCGCTTCAAGAACGCATTCGCCCAGATCGACGTGCAGCTCAAGCGCCGTTACGACCTGATCCCGAACCTGGTGGAAACCGCCAAGGGCTACATGAAGCATGAACGCGAAACGCTGGAAGCGGTGATCGCGGCGCGCAACCAGGCGGTCAGCGCCAATGCCAAGGTCGGCGGCAACGCCACCGATGCGGCCGCCGTGCAGCAGATGGCTGCCAGCGAAGGCGCGCTCAGCGCCAGCCTCGGCAAGCTGTTTGCCTTGTCGGAAGCCTATCCGGACCTGAAAGCCAACCAGAACATGATGCAGCTGACGGAAGAGCTGACCGGCACCGAAAACAAGATCGGCTTTTCGCGCCAGGCGTACAACGACAGCGTGATGGAATACAACACCGCGATCGAACAGTTCCCCGGCTCGATCTTCGCCAACATGTTTGCCTTCAAGCCGGCGGAGCTGCTGCAGGCCACCGAAGCGCCTGAAGAACGCAAAGCGGTCAAGGTGACGTTCTAA
- a CDS encoding M48 family metallopeptidase, which yields MTFFEQQHQARQETRKLVFLFVLAVIAIVVAVNLAMALLWTFKFGSHHGVLRQYPKGFFEVNTLVTLLLIGGGTLIQTFNLRDGGDAVALMAGGRIVSPASGDLQERRLLNVVEEMALASGIACPKVYLLEQEDAINAFAAGYNQNEAVVAVTRGTLNRLTRDELQGVVGHEFSHILNGDMRLNIHLIGVLFGIQMIAGFGQQLMNVGRYWGGRDDKGPPWQLVLFLAGLVLFVVGYIGIFFGRLIKSAVSRQREFLADASAVQFTRNPEGIGGALRKIGGLTDGKKIGSQINHPNAEQLSHLFLGSARPNLLDGWFATHPPLAERLKRIYGRSMSPLEAPELAVPYAASVERLPDLPFAVAGLAGGATVSAAVSATPPPAGGLPTPSLEFGNSSGKAALTSQLNGAVHDPFAARAVVYALLLGEGAEREAQLALLKNAAPQQAALTTFLAESIVQLPLSARLPLVDLATPALRQLAQPERDNMLALMDQLIAADSRITLAEFVLQTILARRMAPRSGRLVPVKFNKLSELDGDIAVLLSLVAHVAVPASQADAVGARLAAFLRGAHVCPELNLAAQHYCNGASLGFPRVRLALDHANQLAPLAKPQLVKALLAVADDGAPLQIASADILRAICAGIEAPIPPAVAATYHAYPWQFDS from the coding sequence ATGACTTTCTTCGAACAGCAGCACCAGGCGCGCCAGGAAACCAGGAAACTGGTGTTCCTGTTCGTGCTGGCGGTGATCGCCATCGTAGTCGCCGTCAACCTGGCGATGGCGCTGTTATGGACGTTCAAGTTCGGCAGCCACCATGGCGTGCTGCGTCAGTATCCGAAAGGCTTCTTCGAAGTCAACACCCTCGTCACGCTGCTGCTGATAGGCGGCGGCACGCTGATCCAGACTTTCAACCTGCGCGACGGCGGCGATGCCGTGGCGCTGATGGCCGGCGGCCGCATCGTTTCGCCCGCCAGCGGCGATCTGCAGGAGCGGCGGCTGTTGAACGTGGTGGAAGAAATGGCTCTGGCGTCCGGCATCGCCTGCCCCAAGGTCTACCTGCTGGAGCAGGAAGACGCAATCAACGCCTTCGCTGCCGGCTACAACCAGAATGAAGCGGTGGTCGCGGTCACGCGCGGCACCTTGAACCGGCTCACCCGCGATGAACTGCAGGGCGTAGTCGGCCACGAGTTCAGCCATATCCTGAACGGCGACATGCGCTTGAACATCCACCTGATCGGCGTCCTGTTCGGCATCCAGATGATCGCCGGCTTCGGGCAGCAGCTGATGAATGTCGGCCGCTACTGGGGCGGTCGCGACGACAAGGGCCCGCCTTGGCAGCTGGTGCTGTTCCTGGCCGGCCTGGTGCTGTTCGTGGTCGGTTATATCGGCATCTTCTTCGGCCGCCTGATCAAATCCGCGGTATCGCGCCAGCGCGAATTCCTGGCCGACGCCAGCGCCGTCCAGTTCACCCGCAATCCCGAGGGCATAGGCGGCGCCTTGCGCAAGATCGGCGGTCTCACCGACGGCAAGAAAATCGGCTCGCAGATCAATCATCCGAATGCCGAGCAGCTGTCGCACCTGTTCCTCGGCAGCGCCCGTCCGAATTTGCTGGACGGCTGGTTCGCCACCCACCCGCCGTTGGCGGAACGCTTGAAACGAATCTACGGCCGCAGCATGTCGCCGCTGGAAGCGCCTGAACTGGCGGTGCCGTATGCCGCCAGTGTCGAACGCCTGCCGGACCTGCCGTTTGCGGTTGCCGGCCTGGCCGGCGGCGCGACTGTTTCGGCAGCTGTCTCGGCAACCCCGCCGCCAGCCGGCGGCTTGCCGACGCCGTCGCTCGAATTCGGCAACAGCAGCGGCAAGGCTGCGTTGACCTCCCAGCTCAACGGCGCGGTGCACGATCCGTTCGCGGCGCGCGCGGTGGTTTACGCCCTGTTGCTGGGCGAAGGCGCGGAACGTGAAGCGCAGCTGGCGCTGCTCAAGAACGCAGCGCCGCAGCAGGCCGCGCTGACTACCTTCCTGGCCGAATCGATCGTGCAGCTGCCGCTCAGCGCCCGGCTGCCGCTGGTTGACCTGGCGACGCCTGCATTGCGCCAGCTGGCGCAGCCTGAACGCGACAACATGCTGGCGCTGATGGATCAGCTGATCGCCGCCGACAGCCGCATCACACTGGCCGAGTTCGTGCTGCAGACTATCCTGGCGCGCCGCATGGCACCGCGCTCCGGACGCCTGGTGCCGGTCAAATTCAACAAGCTGTCGGAACTGGACGGCGACATTGCCGTGCTGCTGTCGCTGGTGGCGCACGTGGCGGTGCCGGCCAGCCAGGCCGACGCCGTCGGCGCAAGGCTGGCGGCTTTCCTGCGCGGCGCGCATGTCTGTCCCGAACTCAATCTCGCCGCCCAGCACTACTGCAACGGCGCCAGCCTCGGCTTTCCGCGGGTAAGGCTGGCGCTGGACCATGCCAACCAGCTGGCGCCGCTGGCCAAACCGCAGCTAGTCAAGGCCCTGCTGGCGGTAGCCGACGACGGCGCGCCATTGCAGATCGCCAGCGCCGACATCCTGCGCGCAATCTGCGCCGGCATCGAAGCGCCGATACCGCCGGCGGTGGCCGCTACTTACCACGCTTATCCCTGGCAATTCGATAGTTAA
- a CDS encoding TlpA disulfide reductase family protein, with the protein MQAQAENTAGKRLWIKVAGAAAVVALALAGYLSMSNTHAAPDVSFINIKGEQVSLKSLRGKVVMVNFWATSCTTCVAEMPQMVQTYNMYKDKGLDYVAVAMSYDPPNYVMNFVQTRGLPFQVALDTQSKLADSFGDVKLTPTTFVIDKQGNIIKRYVGAPKFDELHALLDKALAAA; encoded by the coding sequence ATGCAAGCTCAAGCTGAAAATACCGCCGGCAAACGGCTCTGGATCAAGGTTGCAGGCGCCGCCGCAGTGGTTGCGCTGGCGCTGGCCGGTTACCTGTCGATGTCGAATACCCATGCGGCGCCGGATGTCTCGTTCATCAATATCAAGGGCGAGCAGGTATCGCTGAAGAGCTTGCGCGGCAAGGTGGTGATGGTGAATTTCTGGGCCACCAGCTGCACCACCTGCGTCGCCGAGATGCCGCAAATGGTGCAGACCTACAATATGTACAAGGACAAGGGCCTCGACTATGTCGCCGTGGCGATGAGCTACGACCCGCCTAACTACGTCATGAATTTTGTGCAAACCCGCGGCCTGCCGTTCCAGGTCGCCCTGGATACGCAAAGCAAGCTGGCCGACTCCTTCGGCGACGTCAAGCTGACGCCGACCACCTTCGTGATCGACAAGCAGGGCAATATCATCAAGCGCTACGTGGGCGCGCCCAAGTTTGACGAGTTGCACGCCTTGCTCGACAAGGCGCTCGCAGCAGCATAA
- a CDS encoding winged helix DNA-binding protein — MNVAPPKILSSAHLASESSVELSELEYALIIAGNAFNRWMARCMSAAGVKDMTPVEVSLLHHVCHRERKKSLADICFVLNIEDTHIASYALKKLVKAGYIQSEKVGKEAYFSATAGGYALCLKYREMREECLITVLSDTGLSNQALGDTAKLLRTASGLYDTASRAATSR, encoded by the coding sequence ATGAACGTCGCTCCACCTAAAATCCTGTCATCCGCCCACCTGGCTTCGGAAAGCAGCGTTGAGCTGTCGGAGCTGGAATATGCATTGATCATTGCCGGCAATGCGTTCAACCGCTGGATGGCGCGCTGCATGTCGGCGGCCGGCGTGAAGGACATGACGCCGGTCGAAGTTTCCTTGCTGCACCATGTTTGTCACCGCGAACGCAAAAAGAGCCTGGCCGACATCTGTTTTGTGCTGAATATCGAGGACACGCATATTGCCAGTTACGCGCTGAAGAAACTGGTGAAAGCCGGTTACATACAAAGCGAAAAAGTCGGCAAGGAAGCGTATTTTTCGGCCACCGCCGGCGGTTATGCGCTTTGCCTCAAATACCGGGAGATGCGTGAGGAGTGCCTGATCACCGTGCTGTCAGATACCGGTTTGTCGAACCAGGCGCTGGGCGATACCGCCAAATTGCTGCGCACTGCCTCTGGCCTGTATGACACGGCTTCGCGCGCGGCGACGTCGAGGTAA
- the pxpB gene encoding 5-oxoprolinase subunit PxpB, whose amino-acid sequence MTQAVIQALGESALILNTGASATLDCQQRLWAIAAKAAHWPHVRDVVPGMNNLTILFDPLAADAEQLADKLQNAWDAASVSQKTGRKIEIPVTYGGASGPDLEEVARHTGLSPAEIVKRHTAAEYIVYFIGFQPGFPYLGGLDPQLATPRRSQPRLVVPAGSVGIGGSQTGIYPAASPGGWQLIGHSALRLFDPAANPPTLLQPGDRVRFVASEVIA is encoded by the coding sequence ATGACCCAAGCCGTCATACAAGCTCTTGGCGAAAGCGCCCTGATACTGAACACGGGGGCCAGCGCTACCCTGGACTGCCAGCAGCGCTTGTGGGCCATCGCCGCCAAGGCAGCGCATTGGCCGCATGTGCGCGACGTGGTGCCGGGCATGAATAACCTGACTATCCTGTTCGACCCGCTGGCGGCCGATGCCGAGCAGCTGGCGGACAAGCTCCAGAACGCCTGGGATGCCGCTTCCGTCAGCCAGAAAACCGGACGCAAGATCGAGATTCCAGTCACCTACGGCGGCGCCAGCGGTCCCGACCTGGAAGAAGTCGCGCGCCACACCGGCTTGTCGCCGGCCGAGATCGTCAAGCGCCATACGGCGGCTGAATACATCGTCTACTTCATCGGCTTCCAGCCCGGCTTTCCTTACCTGGGCGGACTCGATCCGCAACTGGCCACGCCACGCCGCAGCCAACCCCGACTGGTAGTGCCGGCCGGTTCGGTCGGCATCGGCGGCAGCCAGACCGGGATTTACCCGGCGGCCTCGCCCGGCGGCTGGCAGCTGATCGGCCATAGCGCGCTGCGCCTGTTCGATCCCGCCGCCAATCCCCCTACCCTGCTGCAGCCGGGCGACCGCGTGCGCTTCGTCGCCAGCGAGGTGATCGCATGA